The window ATGATACTTCCAGAAAGCAGTGAAGCCCATTTTTGAAACTGATTACGAAAGAAACTTACTCTGTGTAACATATGCTCCAAAAAGAATCCACATTGAAGCAATTAGTGAACCAAACATCAGCATAAAGCCAATGAAGAGCCAGACGCGAGCACCTGCAGGAATATTAAAACCCCTGAGAACCATGTAGTGGTGACAGTGTACATGCAGTGACATACAATCAGACACAGAAGGTTCAAATGGAAAGGGTTAAACCATGTGTAAAGGATAAGATCATCTAAAAAATTATCTTCTTCAATAAAGCAGACAGAAGGTGGATATTAGCAAACAGTCACCAGAAATTTCTCCTCATCTGAAGGGAATGCCTGTAACATCATTTAACATAACATGGAGTGGACTACCTAAGAGGTACATTGCCAAAGCGATAGTTTTTCTGAGGTAAGGATGGCATTCCGATAAGGTACACAAAATAAACCCTTCCCGTGTTTACTTCAGATAGGTATTTTCAGATGGGTGAAATCCCCTGATTTACTCAGTGACCCAAGAGGTCCCTTTCTCTTACATGCCATCCTCTTCAAGTAAAGGCCAAGGTAGATAATTAACTGCAATGCTGGATACCTCACACTGTGAGACAGTGCCCACTCAGAAAGGAGGATGGCACCATTGCAAATAACCAACTTGCTCGCACACAGTAAAGGAAACATCTTCATGTGCAAAAATTTACTCCAACAGACTTAAGAACGAAACACAGGAAGGCATTGTAGTCTTGTTCAAAAATGAGTAAATCCTACCAGATTTCCCATGAGGCGTCCTGCAGATCACATGAAAACTGATGCTGGGAGCCACATGGGAAATAGTAAGGGAATTAGGAATGAAAGAAGAGGGAGGGCAGCAGACCTACAGACACCACACAGTGGGTGACACACAGAGGAAACAATGTTTGCAACGCACTCTGAAATAACAGATTCATAAGGAACTCAGCTCCATCGCTTACCACAAGGCagaaatttatttctctgaacAGCTATGCAGGACAAGCTGAGAAAACTTCAGGTGTTCAGACTataaagaaatcaaattttCCCAAGTTTGCCTTTTAACAATGACAGTACTTACCGCCAAGTGGtaattttgtaaagaaattaaCAGAACCTTTGTCCTACTTCTAAGCTTCCGATTATTATTCAACCactgcacaaaaacaaaacaaaacaaaatccttaaaACATCAGTCTTTTAACCcagcattattttaatttacctGTCCTTCCTAAGCATCCATCACTGTAGCTGTCTCCTCTCACCTGGGCATTTGATACAGCATTTATCCTAGGAACAAAAAAGTGTGTACATTTCAGGTTGTCAGTTAAAAAATCCTCGGTAtaaagcttttgtttatttattttttaaaaggtgtGAAAAATTCTGGAAGAATTACTGACATTCTGTACAGTCCCACAGTATTACATCCCCCTTAATGGAAGGATCCCAACTGGCCTTCAAACAAACCCTATATTCCTGTTGAAGTTTTACTTAAATGTTTACATTAACAGATCTGTAAGCTGAAAGATTAGAACTGCCTTTTTTTAAAGTGACTGAAACATTCCTGGTCATTTTTTGGCCATCTGTTTAAGTTTTTAGTAGCTCTAAAGTCACTTCTCAGGAACAATAATAGTAACACGCAGTGGTCTCATGATTCTACAGTGCTTTTTGATGCCTCTGTTTTGCATGGATAGCACAAATTTTCCAGCAAGATGTGTCCTGTAAGGGGGGACCATTTATTTTCTCGAATTACactgctaagaaagaaaaacgaACTTCAAAATACCAAATAACAAGAAAGCTGTGAATATCCCAAAGTatccttttctctctccaatAAAAACTAATTTCTTTTCACTAAAACCTATTACTCTTCCCTCAAGCTCGCCACGTTTACATCtttacaacagatacaagatTACTCAGAAGTGATTTATAATGAAGTGATTCCAAGTTTTACCATACGCATATGGCCTAATAGGAACGGTCTTTAACAGCTCATATTTACTATATAATGAAAGAACTCCCTTCTATATACACTTACATGAAAAAAGCTAGCGTTGAAAACACCCCACAGGTATGGAACGCGTGGTTCATTTGTTCTGGCTTAGGGTAAACTACTGCAGCATCTATCATTATCCACCAACCTGTGAAAAACTAGAAATAAATAACACCAGTACTATGAGGCAGGAAGGGCACAGCAACAGACTGACAAAACATGTCAAATGATCGTGTACGTCATTTAGTTTTCCTTTATCAAATATTGACAGATCAAGTGACTAGCTTCAAGTCAGACTAAACGTTTGATAAGAGAGTTTTGCATATACCTTAAAGTGGATGTTTTCACAGAAGCACTGTAGAATCGGTTCTGTTTCTATTCAAATTACATCTCAGCCTATGGCTGAGTTCTTTGTACTACTCCGAGGACAAGGATCCAAAATATAAACTATGTATAATGTAAGTAATTATGCCAAAACTCCACTACGAATTccaatctttttttaaagaagagctAGTAGGACCAGTTGATTATtactggaatcacagaatggcctgggttgaaaaggaccacaatgatcatctaatttcaacccccctgccatggcagggttaccaaccactagaccaggccaCCCAGAGCCACATAAGCCTGGAAAATTAGACAAAATGCACATTTATGTGATCCATAAATAAAGATGGCTAATAGttacacttggaaaaaaaaaaatccaagaaattCGAGGCACAGTTAGCAGCAAAACTCCACAAAACGttacaaaaataactgtttGTTGTATTTCCAAATTTGTCAGCGCAGTTATGACCCAGCTCCTCTCACAGAGGAGCAGACACTCACGTATTCATAACTTACCAATACACCCGCGACTATGGAAGCAATggcatttcttctttcactcCAGTCAATACACTCACATTCTGGCCACCGGAAGTTGTCCAAGAATCCTGCCATTTCCTCACAGATTAGATTGCCGTTCTTGTTCTGCACTTATACATGAATTCTTCCATTAACAGCAGTGTTCTGAGTACCTGAAACACGGCCAAAAATGTATTTAGCACAGAACGGTAAAAACTCAAGATATCTGACAAAGTGTCATGAGCAGTCTTTAAAATGCGTATCTTTGCAGACACATTCCATATACTCTATAGCTGCTCTACTAAGCTACATTAAGCAGAGCAACCTACCTCACAAGCAGGATTACAATATAAAACCAGCACACAAGCACTGCACTCAACGCATCATACCTGAAATGTAAATACGCTGCTTATTTATTTGGAATGTATAGAAACAAAAGCGGGagccaaaaaagcaaaaatatttcaccCAATGTTTCACCGCTGAACTGTAATCCTACCATTGGCAGTTAAGAAAAGAGTAAGAGACACAGCAGGACTTCACATGCAGAGCAAGAACCTTTGAGTCTGACAAAGGAACCTTAGATAAGATGCCCATATTTTCTGtctccaaacaaaaaaagagaatatagTGTCTTTGTATCACAGTGGAAAAGCGACCACCTCAGTGAAACAACTAATACCAAGGGGAAGGGACGACCTCCTTTGCAGACGGATGATCAGTCACAGATCTTCATACACAGAAAGACGAAAGTAAAGTTCATCAGTGCTCCTGTGGCCCTTCCTTGTTTTGCACTCTCAAAATGGTTCCATGCGTACTTCATTTGTTCCTCTTCAGTCCCTGAAACTGTCATCTTCCTCAAGCAGTAATCCCTGCTCTTCCTGCCAGaatctctctcttcccctcatACCCCTTTGATCACCCACGACAGAATGCAGCCCATGGCTCCTGTCACTGTCCTCACTGCGGACTATACAGATTGTGCTCTGCAGTACAGCTGGCCACAAGCAGGAGTAAATAACGCagcatgttttttgttgttttttttttcctctattgaAAACAATGGAGCTTATGTCAAATCCACCAAATTTATTATCTTGCCTGCTAATACTCTCagaaggagtggctgagggagctggggtttttcagtctggagaagaggaggctcaggagagacctcattgctctctacaatcacctgagaggaggttgtggtgaggtgggggtcagtcTCTGCTCCTGGCTAacaatgataggacaagagggaatggcctcaagttgcaccagaggaggttcagattggatgtcatgaacaatttcttctcagcaagaaaggtgaggcagtggcacaggctgcccagggaggtggtagagtcaccatccctggaggtgttcagaagccgtgtggatgtggcactgagggatgtgggcagtagGCACAGTGGgtgtgggctgatggttggactgggtgatcctagaggtcttttcctgcCTTAATGAGTCTGTGATTCCATATTTTTTGAAGATCTGTTTTTTCAAATACGTATTTTCTTTTGGATTCTTTTCCCATAACATGCTATTTTAAAAGTACTGATGTATTTAAAGGTGTTAAATGGTTTGCTCAGCCAGCCAATTTAATTAAACCAACTTCCAAAGCAAGTAACAGCTGGCGTTTAGTACACAGTACTAACTTATGTACATACATAGTACATAGGTGACACAGTAAGACCCCTTCAACCCCACCAAGTCAGTCACAATAAACTTTACAGATAACATACGTGGTACAAACCTCTCTTACCAATTGAACACTTTTAAGCACTaagtcaaaaaataaaacagaggtATTTTGCTCACTTGAAAAATCTGAGACAAAACCTCTCTCAATTGTCTTGAGTATCAAACAGAACGTTCACATTTGCATTAGTGACAAATGAGTGAATGTAGGGACAcgtgcccaaggaggctgtggatgccccatccctggaggcattcaaggccaggctggatgtggctctgggcagcctggtctggtggttggtgaccctgcacatagcaggggggttgaaactcaatgatcattgtggtccttttcaacccaggccattctatgattctagtgctatgttgatttttttttttttaatattgttttaatatacattttaagACACAGAGCAGCTTTCTACCAAAGCGTATTTTATGAGAAATACTGGCTCATCAAACTACACTTTGCTCTAACCTCATCTTTgtgctgagaagaaaagcacCTCGATGATGCGAAGAGATGAGATAAGCACTATCTGCTGGCAGTCTTTCAACAGCAAAGACTTGTAACTGACTGTACAGTTTTCCTGTTTCACTGGAATGGCAGACATTGGGAAACACAGCGCAGTGTATTTGCAACACAACGTAGACAAGAACTTTGGAATTATTTCTATGTGACTAATGCTAGAAATCAGCTTTgatttcacaaagaaaagccaGCAGTAGAATGGGCAGCTGGCAGTAATGGGGATAAAGGAACTAATGCCTCTGCCCTTTTTCCTTGtacaataaaaacattaacTGATGCCATGCAGAATTCCACAAAGGAGTCTCTCATACAATTATCTCAGAAGACCCCCACTTAAGACTAGAAATAACTAAACATTTGTCTTCATATTTCTATAGGTCTGCATATGTAGAAACTTCAGTCACACAACTAAAGGCAGTGATGCCTCATCCCTTCCTGTGTGACTGAGCGTTGCCTCGCTCCATGCCCACCACACAGACAGACATTCCTGCCCGTGAGAGGACAACACTGTCCCTGACACTGCAAGAACAAACTGGGACTGAAAAATAACAGGGACAGTTATACCTGCTGCAGAAATAACATTCAGCAGGTGCCAGCACCTGGGTTAAAACAACTAGGATATCATTCAGGTGAACGaggcaaaacaacaacacactACATGAGGGCTGGAGCATAAAAGTTTCTTCATAAAGTTAGGCTCTCTCCCCCAAAGGGACTGGTTCCACGTGAATAAAGTGTGAAAGCAGTGATAAGGAAGCACAAAAAACCTGCACAGGGGGAACTGTCTTAGGCTATGATACTACCGGGCTCCAAAGAACAGGGCCTGctatttccaaagcagaaagcaaaagacaGGCCAGAGGAAGAGGCACTGAAAGCCATGGAGAAAACTGTATTCCTTTCTTCCTCGAGGAAGGAGAAAGCGCCTTCCACAAGCTGGCGGTTAGAATGTGCTTTAAGCCATATACTTGCAATACACAAAAACTATTAGAGGATATTCAGCTGTCACTGCAAGGGCCTTATAGCAGCACTTCTaccctgctctgtgccagtgGTCCCCGCTGGACCACTCCCCCATTTCTGCCACCACGTGCAGTTTCACTTTCAGTTTCCCAAACACAATACCGTATTGTCTGCCTTTCAGGCACGGCAGTAAAAGAAAGGACAGGAAGCTTCGGATTAATAAACCTACGGCTGCGCGGCCAAAGCGTCGAACGGACAAcggccccccacccccctcagCACGACACCCGGCTCCAAGGCGCTCTGAGCGCTCTGTTACCCCACGGGGCTCAAGCCCCCACAGCGGGGACCCAAGCGCTGACGGCGGCAGTCACGCTGAGGGCGGCCTACGGACCTCCACGTCTTCGCCCCGAGTCAGGCCTGTGACTCCGCCAAAAGGTCGCGGCACCGGGGCGGGCAGCGCGACCGGCCACCATAGCCCGGTGAACACGGAGCCGCCGCGCGCTGCCCCGGCCGGGACGGACGGTGCCGGCCCGGGCCCCCCACAGCCGCGAGAGGGGAACGGTGAGGAGACGCGGCGGGAAGCGGGAGCCG of the Gallus gallus isolate bGalGal1 chromosome 1, bGalGal1.mat.broiler.GRCg7b, whole genome shotgun sequence genome contains:
- the TMEM50B gene encoding transmembrane protein 50B → MAGFLDNFRWPECECIDWSERRNAIASIVAGVLFFTGWWIMIDAAVVYPKPEQMNHAFHTCGVFSTLAFFMINAVSNAQVRGDSYSDGCLGRTGARVWLFIGFMLMFGSLIASMWILFGAYVTQNTNVYPGLAVFFQNALIFFSTLIYKFGRTEELWG